One window of Mediterraneibacter gnavus ATCC 29149 genomic DNA carries:
- a CDS encoding response regulator transcription factor: protein MSKRILIVEDEESIADLERDYLELSGFQVEVANDGETGLNKAMKEEFDLIILDLMLPGVDGFEICREVRSQKNTPIIMVSAKKDDIDKIRGLGLGADDYMTKPFSPSELVARVKAHLSRYERLIGSNVEENDVIEIRGLKIDTTARRVWVNGEERSFTTKEFDLLTFLAGHPNHVYTKEELFREIWDMESVGDIATVTVHIKKIREKIEYDTSHPQYIETIWGVGYRFKV, encoded by the coding sequence ATGAGTAAACGAATATTGATTGTAGAAGATGAGGAAAGTATTGCAGATTTAGAGCGGGACTATCTGGAGTTGAGCGGATTTCAGGTAGAAGTGGCAAATGACGGAGAGACAGGGCTTAACAAGGCAATGAAAGAGGAGTTTGATCTGATCATTCTGGATCTGATGCTTCCGGGAGTGGATGGGTTTGAAATCTGCCGTGAAGTGCGGAGTCAGAAAAATACACCGATCATTATGGTATCTGCAAAGAAGGATGACATTGACAAGATCCGTGGTCTCGGACTGGGAGCAGACGATTATATGACAAAGCCATTCAGCCCGAGTGAGCTGGTGGCAAGAGTGAAGGCGCATTTGTCCCGTTATGAGCGTCTGATCGGAAGCAATGTAGAAGAAAATGATGTGATCGAGATCCGTGGTCTGAAGATCGATACGACAGCGAGAAGGGTGTGGGTGAATGGAGAAGAACGTTCCTTTACGACAAAAGAATTTGATCTTTTAACGTTCCTTGCAGGACATCCGAATCATGTATATACAAAAGAAGAGTTGTTCCGGGAAATCTGGGATATGGAATCTGTAGGGGATATTGCGACTGTGACGGTGCATATTAAGAAAATCAGAGAAAAGATTGAATATGATACATCACATCCGCAGTATATAGAGACAATATGGGGAGTAGGATACCGGTTTAAGGTGTAA
- a CDS encoding sensor histidine kinase, with protein sequence MKLKTKLILAFMIVMILPTLFTTVAMTAFAPKAVNDIQELYLIIVFCTASALIFWIYRTVSLPLAKLQAAARNIKEGNLDFEIKNETNDEIGQLCQDFEEMRLRLKANAEEKVAYDKENKELISNISHDLKTPITAIKGYVEGIMDGVADTPEKMDRYIKTIYNKANEMDLLINELTFYSKIDTNRIPYNFTTISAKQYFGDCAEDLFMELEAKGVQFRYRNYLETDSKVIVDPEQLRRVISNIVGNSVKYMDKSDPSITMDLKDVGDFVQIELGDNGKGIAAKDLPNIFDRFYRTDASRNSSKGGSGIGLSIVKKIVEEHGGKIWATSEEGVGTTMYFVIRKYQEVPMNE encoded by the coding sequence ATGAAATTAAAAACCAAGCTGATTCTTGCGTTTATGATCGTGATGATTCTGCCTACATTGTTTACAACTGTAGCGATGACGGCATTTGCGCCAAAAGCGGTGAATGATATTCAGGAATTATATCTGATCATTGTATTTTGCACGGCATCAGCTCTGATCTTCTGGATTTACAGGACGGTTTCACTGCCGCTTGCAAAACTGCAGGCAGCGGCCCGCAATATCAAAGAGGGCAATCTGGATTTTGAAATTAAGAATGAGACCAATGATGAAATCGGACAGCTCTGTCAGGATTTTGAAGAGATGCGTTTGAGACTGAAGGCAAACGCAGAAGAAAAGGTGGCATACGATAAAGAGAACAAAGAATTGATCAGTAATATTTCCCATGATCTGAAGACACCGATCACGGCTATCAAAGGTTATGTGGAAGGAATTATGGATGGAGTTGCAGACACTCCGGAGAAGATGGACAGATATATCAAGACCATCTACAATAAGGCGAATGAAATGGATCTTCTGATCAATGAACTGACATTCTATTCCAAGATCGATACGAACCGTATTCCGTATAATTTTACGACGATTTCAGCAAAGCAGTATTTTGGTGACTGTGCAGAGGATTTGTTTATGGAACTGGAGGCAAAGGGCGTACAGTTTCGGTATAGAAATTATCTGGAGACAGATTCTAAGGTGATTGTGGATCCGGAGCAGCTTCGAAGAGTGATCAGCAATATTGTAGGGAATTCTGTAAAATATATGGATAAGTCAGATCCTTCCATTACCATGGATTTAAAGGATGTAGGAGATTTTGTTCAGATTGAACTGGGAGACAACGGAAAAGGGATTGCGGCGAAAGATCTTCCGAATATATTTGACCGGTTTTACCGGACAGATGCGTCACGGAATTCTTCCAAAGGCGGAAGCGGGATCGGGCTTTCGATCGTGAAAAAAATTGTAGAAGAGCATGGCGGAAAGATCTGGGCTACCAGTGAAGAGGGCGTCGGGACAACCATGTACTTTGTAATCAGAAAATATCAGGAGGTACCAATGAATGAGTAA
- a CDS encoding phosphotransferase enzyme family protein, which yields MKDDGIYPEKVWCGETEALLNFQFNAMVMKAVRYGSGHINDTFLVTLKREDGTEGRVILQRMNKNIFKNPEELMENILGVTSFLRKKIIENGGDPERETLNVIPTKDGNSYFVDSEGEYWRCYNFIEGATSYDQVESEEDFYQSAVSFGNFQRLLADYPAETLHETIKGFHDTKARFETFKKAVKEDVCGRAHSVQNEIQFVLAHEDLANAFGDMLENKELPLRVTHNDTKLNNIMIDNETHKGICVIDLDTVMPGLAMNDFGDSIRFGASTGAEDETDLDKIQCDMNLFDIYAKGFIEGCAGKLTTKEIELLPLGAKVMTFECGMRFLTDYLQGDTYFKIHRENHNLDRCRTQFKLVSDMEAKWDTMNKIIKKYH from the coding sequence ATGAAAGACGACGGTATCTATCCGGAAAAAGTCTGGTGCGGGGAAACGGAAGCATTGCTCAATTTCCAGTTCAACGCAATGGTAATGAAGGCAGTACGTTACGGAAGCGGACATATCAACGATACCTTTTTGGTCACATTAAAAAGAGAAGATGGAACCGAAGGCCGTGTAATCTTACAGCGCATGAATAAAAATATTTTTAAAAACCCGGAAGAGTTAATGGAAAATATTTTAGGAGTGACATCATTTCTCCGTAAAAAAATCATTGAAAACGGCGGGGATCCTGAACGAGAAACATTAAACGTGATTCCGACCAAAGACGGAAACTCATATTTTGTGGATTCCGAGGGTGAATACTGGAGATGTTATAATTTTATTGAAGGCGCTACAAGTTACGACCAGGTAGAAAGTGAGGAAGACTTTTATCAAAGCGCAGTCTCTTTTGGCAATTTCCAAAGATTACTGGCAGATTATCCGGCAGAAACACTTCACGAAACAATAAAAGGATTCCATGATACAAAAGCCCGCTTTGAAACATTTAAAAAAGCTGTGAAAGAAGATGTTTGCGGACGTGCACATTCTGTTCAGAATGAAATTCAGTTTGTTCTTGCTCATGAAGATCTCGCAAATGCATTTGGAGATATGCTTGAAAACAAAGAATTGCCACTTCGTGTAACGCATAATGATACAAAATTAAATAACATTATGATCGATAACGAAACCCACAAAGGAATCTGTGTCATCGATCTGGATACCGTTATGCCCGGTCTTGCCATGAATGACTTTGGTGATTCAATCCGTTTTGGTGCAAGCACAGGTGCAGAGGATGAAACTGACCTGGATAAAATCCAGTGTGATATGAACTTATTTGATATTTACGCAAAAGGATTTATTGAAGGCTGTGCCGGAAAATTAACAACAAAAGAAATTGAATTGCTGCCTCTTGGAGCCAAAGTCATGACCTTCGAATGTGGTATGAGATTTTTGACAGATTATCTGCAGGGAGATACTTACTTTAAGATTCACCGTGAGAATCACAACCTGGACAGATGCCGGACACAGTTTAAGCTGGTATCTGACATGGAAGCAAAATGGGATACCATGAATAAAATTATTAAAAAATATCATTAA
- a CDS encoding shikimate kinase produces MKNLIFIGMPAVGKSTVGVVVAKRLGMEFIDTDLLIQKQEGRLLREIIADVGEDGFLAIENQVNCQVNAEHAVISPGGSVVYCEEAMKHFKEIGTVVYLKASYRTIKERIRSPKKRGVVLREGQTFRDLYEERTKLFEQYADLTICEDGCQIEETIDAVLTQIEALEKK; encoded by the coding sequence ATGAAGAATCTGATTTTTATAGGAATGCCGGCAGTTGGAAAGAGTACGGTCGGAGTGGTTGTCGCAAAACGGCTGGGAATGGAATTTATCGATACAGATTTATTGATTCAGAAGCAGGAGGGACGTCTGCTCAGAGAGATTATAGCAGATGTGGGGGAAGATGGATTTCTTGCCATTGAGAATCAGGTGAATTGTCAGGTGAATGCCGAACACGCCGTAATCTCTCCGGGAGGAAGTGTTGTATACTGCGAAGAGGCGATGAAACATTTTAAAGAAATAGGAACAGTCGTATATTTGAAGGCTTCTTATCGCACAATAAAAGAGAGGATCCGCAGTCCGAAAAAGCGGGGAGTCGTACTCAGAGAAGGGCAGACTTTCCGGGATTTGTATGAAGAACGGACAAAACTTTTTGAACAATATGCAGACCTTACGATATGCGAGGACGGCTGTCAGATCGAGGAAACGATCGATGCAGTTTTGACGCAGATCGAGGCGCTGGAGAAAAAATGA
- a CDS encoding AraC family transcriptional regulator, with protein MLIKNEFPAIPIIEQIHITSMHSLFKIHYECGFEFPGETHDFWECLYILDGELCVSADERIYNMSQGELIFHKPLEFHKFIVNNPKGATVLTFSFSAGGPLTFWLRNKVFKLSQEQTQIIDSLLVYMQNKVDLINIETEKIEYYYLHPFSRFPYYSQIIVSYLCQLFLSLAEQGTLSSVSSVPDAITFRNAINFLNTNLDCQPTVSEIAEYCNISDASLKRIFDKYAGISVHKYLLKLKINVAKKLLQDGGQVSVVAENLGFASQSYFSKAFKRETGFTPSDFAKNSQT; from the coding sequence ATGTTGATCAAAAATGAATTTCCGGCAATTCCGATTATCGAACAAATTCATATAACCAGTATGCATTCTTTGTTTAAAATTCATTATGAGTGTGGTTTTGAATTTCCAGGTGAGACGCACGATTTCTGGGAATGCTTGTATATTTTAGACGGGGAGCTCTGCGTTTCTGCTGACGAACGTATCTATAATATGTCGCAGGGTGAACTTATTTTTCACAAACCATTAGAGTTTCATAAATTTATCGTGAACAATCCGAAAGGAGCTACCGTGCTTACTTTTTCTTTTTCGGCAGGTGGTCCATTAACTTTTTGGCTTCGCAATAAAGTGTTTAAACTTTCTCAGGAGCAGACACAAATTATAGATTCTTTACTTGTATATATGCAGAATAAAGTTGATTTAATTAATATAGAAACAGAAAAAATAGAGTATTATTATTTACATCCTTTTTCCAGATTTCCATATTATTCTCAAATTATTGTAAGTTACCTTTGCCAATTATTTTTGAGTCTCGCGGAGCAGGGAACATTATCCTCTGTTTCTTCTGTTCCGGATGCGATCACGTTTCGTAATGCGATTAATTTTTTAAATACGAATCTTGACTGCCAGCCAACGGTAAGTGAAATTGCAGAATACTGTAATATCAGTGACGCCAGTTTGAAAAGAATATTTGATAAATATGCAGGGATAAGCGTGCACAAATATTTGTTAAAGTTAAAAATTAATGTAGCAAAAAAATTATTGCAGGATGGTGGGCAGGTATCTGTTGTTGCAGAGAATCTTGGATTTGCCAGTCAAAGTTATTTTTCAAAAGCATTTAAGAGAGAAACTGGTTTTACTCCATCTGATTTTGCTAAAAATTCCCAGACATAG
- a CDS encoding UDP-N-acetylglucosamine 1-carboxyvinyltransferase has protein sequence MEQYIIKGGNPLVGEVEIGGAKNAALAILAAAIMTDETVLIDNLPDVNDINVLLEAIQGIGAMVQRFDRHTVKINGSAITDFNIEYDYIKKIRASYYLLGAMLGKYKRAEVALPGGCNIGSRPIDQHLKGFRALGADVDIEHGKIVAEAEHLRGTHLYFDVVSVGATINVMMAAAMADGLTIMENVAKEPHVVDVANFLNSMGANIRGAGTDVIKIRGVKSLHKTEYSIIPDQIEAGTFMFAAAATKGDVTVLNVIPKHLDATISKLVDIGCEVEEFDDAVRVVAKNRLRSTQVKTLPYPGYPTDMQPQIGVVLALAQGTSTITESIFENRFKYLDELARMGAVIKVEGNSATIEGVEKFSGARVSAPDLRAGAALCIAGLATDGITIVDDIVYIQRGYERFEEKLRGLGGIIEKVSDEKEIQKFKLKVG, from the coding sequence ATGGAGCAGTATATTATCAAAGGCGGCAATCCGCTGGTAGGGGAAGTTGAAATCGGCGGAGCTAAAAATGCGGCACTGGCTATTCTCGCGGCAGCTATCATGACAGACGAGACCGTTCTGATTGACAATCTGCCGGATGTAAATGATATCAATGTGTTGCTGGAAGCGATTCAGGGAATCGGAGCAATGGTTCAGAGATTTGACAGACACACAGTTAAGATTAACGGAAGCGCAATTACAGACTTTAATATAGAATATGATTATATCAAGAAGATCAGAGCATCTTACTATCTTTTGGGTGCGATGCTCGGAAAGTACAAGAGAGCAGAAGTGGCTCTGCCGGGCGGATGCAATATCGGAAGCAGACCGATCGATCAGCATCTGAAGGGATTCCGCGCATTGGGTGCGGATGTGGATATTGAGCACGGCAAGATCGTGGCAGAAGCAGAGCATCTGAGAGGAACACATCTGTATTTTGATGTGGTCTCTGTAGGAGCAACGATCAATGTGATGATGGCAGCAGCCATGGCGGACGGTCTTACGATCATGGAGAACGTTGCCAAGGAGCCTCATGTCGTAGATGTTGCGAACTTCTTAAACAGCATGGGAGCGAACATCCGCGGTGCCGGAACAGATGTGATCAAGATCCGTGGAGTCAAGAGCCTTCATAAGACAGAATATTCCATCATTCCGGATCAGATTGAAGCAGGTACTTTTATGTTTGCTGCAGCAGCGACAAAGGGAGATGTGACGGTATTAAATGTCATTCCGAAACATCTGGATGCGACAATCTCCAAGCTTGTGGACATCGGATGTGAAGTAGAAGAGTTTGATGATGCGGTAAGAGTGGTGGCGAAGAACCGCTTGAGAAGCACACAGGTGAAGACATTGCCGTATCCGGGATATCCGACAGACATGCAGCCGCAGATCGGGGTAGTGCTTGCGCTCGCGCAGGGTACAAGTACGATCACAGAGAGTATTTTTGAGAACAGATTTAAGTATCTGGATGAGCTGGCAAGAATGGGTGCAGTGATCAAAGTAGAGGGCAACTCTGCAACCATCGAAGGTGTAGAGAAGTTTTCCGGAGCGAGAGTCAGTGCGCCGGATTTAAGAGCAGGTGCGGCGCTTTGTATCGCAGGGCTTGCGACAGACGGAATCACTATTGTGGATGATATCGTCTATATCCAGAGAGGATACGAGAGATTTGAAGAAAAGCTGCGCGGTCTTGGCGGAATCATTGAAAAGGTTTCTGATGAGAAAGAGATTCAGAAATTTAAGCTGAAAGTAGGCTGA
- a CDS encoding CapA family protein, with translation MSSERYDEAVREQKKAERKKQVQKQVMILVIALVVIAVAAAAVFFTIKGKKSEPKDTTKASSSGLAGAISASYETFASEADPDASAEDVKKEAEDFAAWIQKTYPDESSGKLQKTMKSGKVSAEDFYSSYGKTLHVLSDEYKGYLKDDETAAANHIYQKDGAKDGQAEIAIAGNLTLTEEGYTLGKYDETGDLSQMLSEQILSAMTGADALFLNQEFSISSKGEALSGKTSILHANAERMNILEALGADVVSLGNEHAAGYGQDALKENMELLKNAGMAYVGAGTDAADAAQPVYLIINGIKIGFTSASGMEDSYDMAAGDGKAGILEYTEAEQYTKVIQEAATKCDYLIVYDHEGKGDANGVESYQKEHAAAFLQAGADIVIGGHSDRLQGIEYIDGKPVVYSIGSVLTDGTSRYSAVLKLNITSEGLKEMSLVPGIQTEDMTEYLDSTETQKKMYDAVAALCPNASIDENGVVTEKK, from the coding sequence ATGAGCAGTGAACGATACGATGAAGCGGTAAGGGAACAGAAGAAAGCAGAGCGCAAAAAGCAGGTGCAAAAGCAGGTTATGATCCTTGTGATCGCTCTGGTGGTGATCGCAGTTGCAGCTGCGGCAGTGTTTTTCACGATAAAAGGTAAGAAAAGCGAGCCAAAAGATACAACGAAGGCATCGAGCAGCGGACTTGCCGGTGCGATCAGTGCAAGCTATGAGACATTTGCTTCTGAGGCAGATCCGGATGCGTCTGCGGAAGACGTAAAAAAAGAAGCAGAGGACTTTGCAGCATGGATCCAGAAGACATATCCGGATGAATCTTCCGGGAAGCTTCAAAAAACCATGAAATCAGGAAAAGTATCCGCAGAGGATTTTTATAGCAGCTATGGAAAGACGCTGCATGTGCTGTCTGATGAGTATAAAGGGTACTTAAAAGATGATGAGACAGCAGCTGCAAATCATATCTATCAGAAAGACGGCGCGAAGGACGGACAGGCGGAGATCGCGATAGCAGGGAACCTGACACTGACAGAAGAAGGTTATACACTGGGCAAATACGATGAGACTGGAGATTTAAGCCAGATGCTCTCAGAGCAGATTTTAAGTGCGATGACAGGAGCGGATGCACTCTTTTTGAATCAGGAATTCAGCATCAGCAGTAAAGGGGAGGCATTATCAGGAAAGACTTCGATCCTGCATGCCAATGCAGAACGTATGAATATATTGGAAGCATTGGGAGCAGATGTTGTGTCTCTTGGAAATGAGCATGCGGCAGGTTATGGACAAGATGCCTTAAAAGAGAACATGGAGCTGTTAAAAAATGCAGGAATGGCATATGTAGGAGCAGGAACAGATGCCGCAGATGCTGCGCAGCCGGTGTATTTGATCATCAATGGAATCAAGATTGGATTTACATCAGCTTCCGGCATGGAAGATTCTTATGATATGGCGGCAGGTGACGGCAAAGCGGGGATTTTAGAATATACAGAGGCAGAGCAGTATACAAAAGTAATCCAGGAGGCTGCCACAAAGTGCGATTATCTGATTGTGTATGATCATGAAGGAAAAGGGGATGCCAATGGTGTGGAATCCTACCAGAAAGAGCATGCAGCTGCATTTTTGCAGGCAGGAGCGGATATCGTGATTGGCGGACACTCTGATCGTCTGCAGGGAATTGAGTATATCGATGGAAAACCGGTTGTGTACAGCATAGGATCTGTGCTGACAGACGGAACAAGCAGATATTCGGCAGTATTAAAGCTCAACATCACATCAGAAGGGTTAAAAGAGATGTCGCTCGTTCCGGGAATCCAGACAGAAGATATGACAGAATATCTGGATTCTACAGAGACACAGAAGAAGATGTATGATGCAGTTGCAGCTCTGTGCCCGAATGCATCGATTGATGAAAATGGAGTCGTTACAGAGAAAAAATAG
- the metK gene encoding methionine adenosyltransferase, with product MEKLLFTSESVTEGHPDKICDAISDAILDALMEQDPMSRVACETCVTTGMVMVMGEITTKAYVDIPKIVRDTVREIGYTRGKFGFDADTCSVLTTIDEQSADIALGVDKALEAKENKMSDNELEAIGAGDQGMMFGYASNETAEFMPYPIAMAHKLALQLTKVRKDGTLSYLRPDGKTQVTVEYDENGTPKRLDAVVLSTQHDPDVTQEQIHADIKKYVFDEIIPAEMVDEHTKFFINPTGRFVIGGPHGDSGLTGRKIIVDTYGGMARHGGGAFSGKDCTKVDRSAAYAARYAAKNIVAAGLADKCEIQLSYAIGVAQPTSIMVDTFGTGKVSEEKLVEIVRENFDLRPAGIIKMLDLRRPIYKQTSSYGHFGRNDLNLPWEKLDKAEVLKKYL from the coding sequence ATGGAAAAATTATTATTTACATCGGAATCTGTTACAGAGGGACATCCGGATAAGATCTGTGATGCGATTTCAGATGCGATCCTGGACGCTTTGATGGAGCAGGATCCGATGAGCCGTGTTGCATGTGAGACTTGCGTGACAACCGGTATGGTCATGGTCATGGGAGAGATTACAACAAAAGCATATGTAGATATTCCGAAAATTGTAAGAGATACAGTGCGTGAGATCGGATACACAAGAGGAAAGTTCGGATTTGATGCAGATACATGCAGCGTGCTGACAACGATCGATGAGCAGTCGGCAGATATTGCGCTTGGAGTGGACAAGGCGCTGGAAGCAAAAGAAAATAAAATGTCCGATAATGAACTGGAAGCAATCGGAGCAGGAGATCAGGGTATGATGTTTGGATATGCATCCAACGAAACAGCAGAATTTATGCCGTATCCGATCGCAATGGCACACAAACTTGCCCTTCAGCTGACAAAAGTGCGCAAGGACGGAACGCTCTCTTACCTGCGTCCGGACGGAAAGACACAGGTAACAGTAGAGTATGATGAGAATGGAACTCCGAAACGTCTGGATGCAGTGGTACTTTCTACACAGCATGATCCGGATGTGACACAGGAACAGATCCACGCAGATATCAAGAAATATGTATTTGACGAGATCATCCCGGCTGAGATGGTAGATGAACATACAAAATTCTTCATCAATCCGACAGGCCGTTTTGTGATCGGCGGACCACACGGAGACAGCGGTCTGACCGGAAGAAAGATTATTGTAGATACTTACGGCGGAATGGCACGTCACGGCGGCGGGGCATTCTCCGGAAAAGACTGTACAAAGGTAGACCGTTCTGCGGCATATGCAGCACGTTATGCAGCAAAGAACATTGTGGCAGCAGGACTGGCTGACAAGTGCGAAATTCAGCTTTCTTATGCGATCGGTGTTGCTCAGCCGACTTCCATTATGGTAGATACATTCGGAACAGGAAAAGTATCCGAAGAAAAACTGGTGGAGATCGTGCGTGAGAACTTTGATCTTCGTCCGGCAGGAATCATCAAAATGCTGGATTTAAGACGTCCGATCTACAAACAGACTTCTTCTTACGGACACTTTGGAAGAAACGATCTGAATCTTCCGTGGGAAAAACTGGACAAAGCAGAAGTATTGAAAAAATATTTATAA
- a CDS encoding Gfo/Idh/MocA family protein — translation MDKVLKVILIGAGNRGETYTDIMAQMSDKFKVIAVAEPIESRRNNIQKKHQIADDLCFEDWKPLLDLGKIADVAVISTMDKQHLEPTLKAISLQYDILLEKPVSPDPEECNKIADYAEQMGSKVIVCHVLRYTPFFITIKELINDGRLGDIISVNHEECVGNVHQSHSFVRGNWGNSKRSSCMLLQKSCHDMDILQWLIGKKCKKVQSFGALSYFKEENAPKDAPDYCIQGCPKADTCPYNAVRLYLDDKENDWFRTTSTREANPTDEMVETALRTTQYGKCVFKCDNDVVDHQTVNMIFEDDITVTFTMNAFNKGGRFIHIMGTKGELHAAMDGLGTPITIYEFETKQTTEIPIVAKDGITNGHGGGDDGIVYSLYEYLTGEYQGFSVSDIRTSVNNHLIVFAAEESRANGTVVDFDTFVENLR, via the coding sequence ATGGACAAAGTTTTAAAAGTAATTTTGATCGGTGCAGGAAACAGGGGTGAAACATATACCGATATTATGGCTCAGATGAGTGACAAATTCAAAGTTATTGCAGTTGCAGAACCCATCGAGAGCCGTAGAAATAATATCCAGAAAAAACATCAGATAGCCGATGATCTGTGCTTTGAAGATTGGAAGCCATTACTTGATCTTGGAAAGATCGCGGATGTTGCTGTTATTTCAACGATGGACAAACAACATCTGGAACCGACACTGAAAGCAATTTCTTTGCAATATGACATTTTATTGGAAAAACCAGTATCCCCGGACCCGGAGGAATGCAATAAAATTGCAGATTATGCGGAACAAATGGGAAGTAAAGTCATTGTTTGTCACGTACTTCGATATACACCATTTTTTATTACAATCAAAGAACTGATCAATGACGGAAGACTGGGAGATATTATTTCTGTTAATCATGAAGAATGTGTTGGAAATGTACATCAAAGCCACAGTTTTGTCAGAGGAAATTGGGGGAACTCTAAAAGATCTTCCTGTATGCTGTTGCAAAAATCCTGCCATGATATGGATATTCTGCAATGGTTAATTGGAAAGAAGTGTAAAAAAGTACAATCTTTTGGCGCCTTATCCTATTTTAAAGAGGAAAATGCTCCAAAAGATGCACCGGACTATTGTATTCAGGGATGTCCGAAAGCAGACACCTGCCCATATAATGCTGTCAGACTTTATCTGGACGATAAGGAAAATGACTGGTTTCGAACAACCTCAACCAGAGAAGCAAATCCCACTGATGAAATGGTGGAAACAGCACTTCGTACAACACAATATGGAAAGTGTGTATTCAAATGTGATAACGATGTTGTAGACCATCAGACTGTCAATATGATTTTTGAAGATGATATCACTGTTACCTTTACTATGAATGCCTTCAACAAAGGCGGCAGATTTATACATATTATGGGAACAAAAGGGGAATTGCACGCAGCAATGGACGGGCTCGGAACTCCTATTACAATATATGAATTCGAAACAAAGCAGACTACAGAAATTCCGATTGTTGCCAAAGATGGCATTACGAATGGGCATGGCGGCGGCGATGATGGCATTGTGTACTCTCTTTATGAGTATCTGACTGGGGAATATCAAGGCTTCTCTGTTTCTGACATCCGAACATCCGTAAATAATCACCTGATCGTGTTTGCAGCCGAGGAATCAAGAGCAAACGGGACCGTTGTAGATTTCGACACTTTTGTAGAGAATCTGCGTTAA
- a CDS encoding ABC transporter ATP-binding protein translates to MQTKPAMEVRNLSFSYGKQKVLKDVSLKIEEGKITTILGANGCGKSTLFSLMTKNKYSRKGNIFLNGKNVLKLSLKEFARKVAIVQQYNTSSDDITVERLIAFGRTPHRKMMQAKTEEDERLVEWAMEVTNLTEYRDRAVQKLSGGQRQRVWIAMALAQNTRILFLDEPTTYLDIRYQIETLELIRKLNREYQITIVMVLHDINQAIYFSDRLVGLKDGQVVVEGAPQEVITPDSIEDLYGIRLRVAEVEGQKMVMTV, encoded by the coding sequence ATGCAGACTAAACCGGCAATGGAAGTTCGAAATCTTTCGTTTTCCTACGGAAAGCAGAAGGTACTAAAAGATGTATCTTTGAAAATTGAAGAAGGAAAGATCACAACGATTCTGGGTGCGAATGGATGTGGAAAATCGACACTGTTTTCTCTGATGACAAAAAACAAGTATTCCAGAAAAGGAAATATTTTTCTCAATGGAAAAAACGTTTTAAAATTGAGCTTGAAGGAATTTGCCAGGAAAGTAGCGATCGTGCAGCAGTACAACACGTCAAGTGACGACATTACTGTGGAGCGTCTGATCGCATTCGGGCGGACACCTCACAGAAAGATGATGCAGGCAAAGACAGAAGAAGATGAGCGTCTGGTCGAATGGGCGATGGAGGTGACAAACCTGACTGAGTATCGGGACAGGGCGGTGCAAAAGCTTTCCGGAGGGCAGAGACAGAGAGTGTGGATCGCCATGGCACTGGCGCAGAATACCCGTATCTTGTTTCTGGATGAGCCTACCACATATCTGGATATCCGATATCAGATTGAGACACTGGAGCTGATCAGAAAGCTGAACCGGGAATACCAGATCACCATCGTTATGGTACTTCATGATATCAATCAGGCAATTTATTTTTCAGACAGGCTGGTCGGACTCAAAGACGGACAGGTCGTTGTGGAGGGAGCACCACAGGAGGTGATCACTCCGGACAGTATCGAAGATCTGTATGGAATCCGGCTGCGTGTGGCAGAGGTAGAAGGACAGAAGATGGTCATGACAGTGTAG